In one Thermanaerovibrio velox DSM 12556 genomic region, the following are encoded:
- the purH gene encoding bifunctional phosphoribosylaminoimidazolecarboxamide formyltransferase/IMP cyclohydrolase — protein sequence MTELSSERFALISVYDKTNIEHLARTLINSGYRLVSSSGTMRFLQGLGLDVLSVEDITRYPHMLGGRVKTIHPKIAGGILFRRDHPSDQDEVNLHGIPPIDVVVCNLYPFEETLKSGASLDELIEQIDIGGVTLLRAAAKNYKHVTVLCDPEDYIEAAEEIKEKGEVSLKSRERYAVKALCLTAQYDATISLALSQRLGLDSPMMTGISRLAVPLVKTRDLRYGENPYQRASLWLKATGEQPFQVTGGKELSYNNILDADAALRGISMLKGLCACVIIKHNNPCGAAIGKTLLQAFEGAVSCDPVSAFGGIVGFTEPVDKETAEALSNRFFEVVIAPGFDEEAANVLLERRKGLRLITVNLGWERWDSNPLLRDTSIGTLVQEDPIPTPPEKNAGTWYGVPRDDLWEDMAFAWRCAALAKSNAIAVVKDGRLIGIGAGFTNRVDAARFALTRSGNSSRGAVMASDAFFPFPDTVEVAHSHGIAAIIQPGGSVRDQEVISKALELGIPMFVGGHRTFRH from the coding sequence ATGACTGAACTATCATCAGAGAGGTTCGCCCTCATATCGGTTTACGACAAGACCAACATAGAACACTTGGCAAGGACGCTTATAAACAGCGGGTACAGGTTGGTATCCAGCTCTGGTACCATGCGGTTCCTGCAAGGGTTAGGGCTGGATGTTTTAAGCGTTGAAGACATAACCCGATACCCCCACATGCTCGGTGGAAGGGTTAAAACGATACACCCGAAGATAGCGGGGGGGATACTCTTCAGAAGGGACCACCCATCAGACCAGGATGAAGTTAACCTTCATGGAATTCCCCCCATAGATGTGGTGGTTTGCAACCTGTACCCTTTCGAAGAGACCCTTAAATCCGGGGCATCCCTGGATGAGCTGATAGAGCAGATAGACATCGGCGGTGTAACCCTACTCAGGGCAGCGGCTAAGAACTACAAACACGTTACGGTTTTATGTGATCCAGAGGACTACATTGAGGCAGCAGAGGAGATAAAAGAGAAGGGCGAGGTATCCTTGAAGTCCCGAGAGAGATATGCGGTAAAAGCGCTCTGTCTAACCGCACAGTATGACGCCACGATCTCACTGGCCCTGTCCCAGCGTTTAGGCTTGGACTCCCCAATGATGACCGGGATATCCAGGCTGGCGGTACCCCTAGTTAAGACGAGGGATCTTCGATACGGGGAAAACCCCTATCAAAGGGCTTCCCTATGGTTAAAGGCCACGGGGGAACAGCCATTTCAGGTCACGGGCGGCAAAGAGCTGTCTTACAACAACATACTTGACGCTGATGCAGCCCTAAGGGGGATCAGCATGCTGAAGGGGCTTTGTGCGTGTGTGATAATAAAACACAACAACCCCTGCGGTGCTGCCATAGGGAAAACCCTACTCCAGGCATTTGAAGGGGCAGTATCTTGTGACCCCGTATCCGCTTTTGGCGGCATCGTGGGTTTCACGGAACCGGTCGACAAGGAAACCGCCGAGGCACTGTCCAACCGGTTCTTCGAGGTCGTGATAGCCCCGGGCTTTGATGAAGAGGCCGCAAACGTTCTGTTGGAGCGAAGGAAGGGGCTGCGGTTGATCACCGTAAATCTGGGATGGGAGCGATGGGACAGTAACCCACTTCTAAGGGATACATCCATTGGGACTTTAGTTCAGGAGGATCCGATACCCACCCCACCGGAGAAAAACGCCGGCACCTGGTATGGAGTACCAAGGGATGACCTTTGGGAAGACATGGCTTTCGCGTGGCGCTGTGCAGCCCTAGCCAAGAGCAACGCCATAGCGGTGGTGAAAGACGGACGCCTCATCGGTATAGGTGCAGGGTTCACCAACAGGGTTGACGCCGCTAGGTTCGCCCTGACCAGATCGGGGAACTCATCTCGTGGAGCCGTAATGGCCTCGGACGCCTTCTTCCCATTCCCGGACACGGTAGAGGTGGCTCATTCTCACGGCATAGCCGCCATAATCCAACCTGGCGGTTCCGTGCGAGATCAGGAGGTTATATCCAAGGCTTTAGAGCTGGGCATACCCATGTTCGTAGGGGGACATCGGACGTTCAGGCACTAA
- the purD gene encoding phosphoribosylamine--glycine ligase — protein MVLGSGGREHAIAWALSRSPIGAEVIVAPGNGGTIGSFGSAELDVCDASSVLKSAKELGIDLVIPGPEAPLVAGVADRLMDQGILVLGPEKKGAMLEGSKAFAKSFMEENGILTSPFDVCGDLKSCKAALESRTPPYVIKADGLASGKGVLITSDVDEAADYCSKMLDGQLFGDAGRRVVIENHLNGFEITALALLDGSDGALLPLSHDYKRALDGDRGPNTGGMGAYAPVPWDSEELRERIREEVLTPTINGLRKRGITYRGILYMGLMIDPEGKIWVLEYNVRMGDPETQAIMPIIGDDWLKLCHGAANGELQVKDIQTNGKSALGIVLASEGYPFSPRVGHPIEGTWPFDDGSSLVFHSGTALVNGKLVSSGGRVLTVVGIGDSIETARINAYKRMASVALPGGFHRGDIGSPTTEVGGSPRS, from the coding sequence ATGGTCCTTGGATCCGGCGGCAGGGAACACGCCATAGCCTGGGCGCTATCAAGATCTCCCATTGGGGCAGAGGTAATAGTTGCCCCTGGTAACGGCGGCACGATTGGTTCCTTTGGTTCCGCGGAGTTGGACGTTTGCGATGCCTCATCGGTCTTAAAATCAGCGAAAGAACTTGGGATAGACCTGGTCATCCCAGGTCCGGAAGCTCCCCTTGTGGCCGGGGTGGCAGACCGGCTGATGGATCAGGGCATACTGGTGCTGGGACCGGAAAAGAAGGGAGCCATGCTAGAGGGCAGCAAGGCTTTCGCTAAATCCTTCATGGAAGAGAATGGAATACTAACCTCCCCCTTCGACGTATGCGGTGATTTAAAATCTTGCAAGGCCGCCCTTGAGTCTAGAACTCCCCCTTACGTGATAAAAGCCGATGGCCTTGCGTCGGGCAAGGGTGTTCTAATAACCTCGGACGTTGACGAGGCTGCTGACTACTGCAGCAAAATGTTGGATGGGCAGTTGTTCGGCGACGCGGGACGTAGGGTGGTCATAGAGAATCACCTTAACGGCTTTGAGATCACCGCCCTCGCGCTGCTGGACGGCAGCGACGGAGCCCTGTTGCCCCTAAGCCACGACTATAAGCGGGCTTTAGACGGGGACAGAGGCCCCAACACCGGGGGGATGGGAGCTTACGCCCCTGTACCCTGGGACTCGGAAGAGCTTAGGGAACGGATAAGAGAAGAGGTGTTAACACCCACCATAAACGGCCTTCGCAAGAGAGGGATAACATATCGCGGCATCCTTTACATGGGGCTTATGATTGACCCAGAAGGTAAGATATGGGTCCTTGAGTACAACGTCCGCATGGGGGACCCGGAAACCCAAGCCATAATGCCCATCATAGGCGATGACTGGCTTAAGCTTTGCCATGGCGCCGCCAACGGAGAGCTTCAGGTGAAAGACATACAAACCAACGGGAAAAGCGCTCTTGGGATAGTTCTTGCCTCCGAAGGATACCCCTTCTCGCCCAGGGTTGGACATCCCATAGAGGGCACATGGCCGTTCGACGACGGATCATCCCTGGTATTCCACTCAGGAACCGCGCTGGTAAACGGCAAGCTGGTGAGCTCGGGAGGACGGGTTCTCACCGTGGTAGGGATCGGAGACTCAATTGAAACCGCCAGGATAAACGCATATAAACGGATGGCCTCTGTTGCTCTTCCCGGTGGGTTCCACAGGGGAGATATTGGGAGTCCCACGACGGAGGTTGGGGGATCTCCAAGGTCATGA
- the purE gene encoding 5-(carboxyamino)imidazole ribonucleotide mutase: MPDVLIILGSPSDAEHARKCGDALAELGISFEAAVASAHRTPDRVAHMASRASELGFKVIIAMAGLSAALPGSVAAHTDLPVIGVPLSGGVMGGLDALLSVAQMPPGVPVASVGVDGARNAAILAARILALSNPEVRSALEAMKADNARKAVDGTNKLASIGLPTYRGDL, from the coding sequence ATGCCAGATGTGCTGATAATCCTAGGATCCCCATCGGATGCGGAACACGCTAGGAAGTGCGGGGATGCTCTCGCTGAATTGGGCATATCGTTTGAAGCTGCTGTGGCCTCCGCTCACAGAACGCCAGATAGGGTGGCTCACATGGCATCAAGGGCTTCCGAGCTGGGTTTTAAGGTGATAATTGCAATGGCGGGGCTATCTGCCGCGCTGCCCGGGAGCGTTGCAGCCCACACGGACCTGCCGGTCATAGGAGTCCCCTTGAGCGGCGGGGTCATGGGCGGTTTGGACGCCCTTCTATCCGTAGCCCAAATGCCTCCCGGGGTGCCAGTAGCATCGGTGGGCGTCGATGGGGCAAGAAACGCCGCCATTTTAGCTGCGCGAATACTGGCGTTGAGCAACCCCGAAGTTCGCAGTGCGTTAGAGGCGATGAAAGCGGACAATGCCCGCAAAGCGGTCGACGGGACCAATAAACTGGCTTCCATCGGGTTGCCGACCTACCGAGGGGATTTATGA
- a CDS encoding TIGR01212 family radical SAM protein (This family includes YhcC from E. coli K-12, an uncharacterized radical SAM protein.), whose amino-acid sequence MNKREQELSRDVPWNSFSASLRSRHGERVWKICIDGGFGCPHRTSLTSGGCVFCDPQGGGDGSFLQGIGIEEQCRIKSSKLLARGISKTILYFQSYSCTNVSMVRLSDTVARALATAERSGIQVVGLAFGVRPDQLPDAFASMLKDWAASGLEVWAEVGVQVLDDSMLKWLNRGHDSQSAIRAIETLSKLDGVMSCAHLIGGIPEEAPLRMAMDAERICMAGALGIKFHPLHILRNTELHKRFSAGLFSPPSMEYYMESLVEALRRTPPHVEVQRLTADASPEQLISPSWLLRKGDFIRDLEARMRSSGARQGDLWRGNSSKSSQ is encoded by the coding sequence ATGAACAAGCGGGAACAAGAGCTATCCCGGGATGTCCCATGGAACTCCTTCTCCGCGTCGCTCAGGTCAAGACATGGAGAAAGGGTTTGGAAGATATGCATCGACGGAGGATTTGGGTGTCCTCACAGGACCTCCCTAACCTCCGGAGGGTGCGTTTTCTGCGATCCACAAGGAGGGGGAGACGGTTCATTCCTCCAGGGGATAGGGATCGAAGAACAGTGCAGGATAAAGTCTAGCAAGCTTTTGGCAAGGGGTATATCCAAAACGATACTCTACTTTCAAAGCTACAGCTGCACCAACGTATCAATGGTAAGGTTATCCGACACGGTGGCAAGGGCCTTGGCCACCGCTGAAAGATCGGGGATACAGGTGGTAGGGCTTGCCTTCGGGGTGAGACCAGATCAACTTCCCGATGCCTTCGCATCTATGCTGAAGGATTGGGCCGCCAGTGGGCTTGAGGTTTGGGCAGAGGTTGGGGTGCAGGTGCTGGACGATTCAATGTTGAAGTGGCTAAATCGTGGACATGACTCACAAAGCGCCATAAGGGCCATAGAAACCCTTTCCAAATTAGATGGTGTAATGTCCTGCGCACACCTGATAGGGGGTATACCCGAAGAAGCCCCGCTGCGAATGGCAATGGATGCGGAGCGGATATGCATGGCAGGAGCCCTTGGAATTAAGTTTCACCCCCTGCATATCCTAAGGAATACAGAACTTCACAAGCGTTTTTCCGCAGGGCTGTTTTCACCCCCCTCCATGGAATACTACATGGAATCCCTGGTAGAAGCGCTAAGGAGGACCCCACCCCACGTGGAGGTTCAGCGGCTTACCGCAGACGCATCTCCGGAGCAGCTGATCTCCCCATCGTGGTTGCTCAGAAAAGGTGACTTTATCAGAGATCTCGAGGCCCGAATGAGATCTTCCGGGGCCCGGCAGGGAGATCTGTGGCGCGGCAATTCATCAAAAAGCAGCCAATAA
- a CDS encoding argininosuccinate synthase has product MTYKGKLVLAYSGGLDTSVAIPWLKEQGYDVITFTADVGQQIDLKATKEKAMMSGASKAYITDLREEFVEDYVWKSLKANAMYQGTYPLNSALSRPLIANHLVRVAKEEGAVAIAHGCTGKGQDQVRIEVCAKALNPDITVEAPVRDWHFSRDEEIEYAEKHGIPVPVTKASPYSIDENLWGRSTECGILEDPWAEAPSDAFTLTVDPWEAMDEPVVIEIGFEKGIPVSLNGKVMSGVALIEMLNQIAGKAGVGRVDMIEDRLVGFKSREVYECPAAVTLIGAHKALESMTLSKEVLKTKKELEVKYAELAYEGYWFSPLREALDAFIDKTQEVVSGVVRVRLYKGQATVVGMKSENSLYREDLATYSHGDKFDHKAAVGFITVWSLPIKTWSQLHGKKACCEASKVIGME; this is encoded by the coding sequence ATGACTTATAAGGGGAAATTGGTGCTAGCTTACAGCGGTGGTCTGGATACTTCGGTGGCCATACCTTGGCTTAAGGAGCAGGGGTATGATGTGATAACCTTTACCGCCGACGTTGGCCAGCAGATAGATCTCAAGGCCACAAAGGAAAAGGCGATGATGTCCGGGGCTTCAAAGGCATACATCACCGATCTCAGGGAGGAGTTTGTGGAGGACTACGTTTGGAAGTCCCTTAAGGCTAACGCGATGTACCAAGGCACTTACCCGCTTAACTCTGCACTTTCCAGGCCTTTGATAGCTAACCACCTGGTAAGGGTGGCCAAGGAGGAGGGGGCAGTTGCTATAGCTCATGGATGCACCGGCAAGGGGCAGGATCAGGTGAGGATAGAAGTTTGCGCCAAGGCGCTTAATCCAGATATAACCGTTGAGGCCCCCGTAAGGGATTGGCACTTTAGCAGGGATGAGGAGATAGAGTATGCGGAGAAGCATGGCATCCCCGTACCGGTTACGAAGGCGAGTCCCTACAGCATAGATGAGAACCTTTGGGGCAGATCTACCGAGTGTGGGATATTGGAGGATCCGTGGGCAGAGGCCCCGAGTGACGCTTTCACCCTGACGGTAGATCCATGGGAGGCTATGGATGAGCCGGTGGTGATAGAGATAGGCTTTGAGAAGGGGATACCTGTCTCCTTAAACGGCAAGGTCATGTCAGGGGTGGCGCTCATAGAGATGCTGAACCAAATAGCCGGCAAGGCCGGGGTCGGAAGGGTGGACATGATTGAGGACAGGTTGGTGGGCTTTAAGAGTCGGGAGGTCTACGAGTGTCCTGCGGCGGTTACGCTCATAGGGGCTCACAAGGCACTGGAGAGCATGACGTTGAGCAAGGAGGTTCTAAAGACCAAGAAGGAACTCGAGGTGAAGTACGCCGAGCTTGCCTATGAGGGTTACTGGTTTTCTCCACTGCGGGAGGCCTTGGATGCCTTCATTGATAAGACCCAGGAAGTGGTGAGCGGGGTTGTAAGGGTAAGGCTTTACAAGGGCCAGGCTACCGTGGTGGGGATGAAGTCCGAAAACTCCCTCTACCGGGAGGACTTGGCGACCTATTCCCACGGGGACAAGTTCGATCACAAGGCAGCGGTTGGATTCATAACCGTCTGGAGCCTGCCGATCAAAACCTGGAGCCAGCTGCATGGGAAAAAGGCATGTTGTGAGGCATCAAAGGTGATAGGCATGGAGTAA
- the surE gene encoding 5'/3'-nucleotidase SurE, with amino-acid sequence MGYHAIAVSLACRNSDPAAHYSTAAAVVMAFLDWFKENQIPNGVLYNINVPNVPIRGLKGILPTRKGTRLYRDKVTKFKDPHGRDCYWMGGVPEDHMEEGTDVWAVANGYASITPVHMDMTHYDTLEAMRSKGVDALLKRA; translated from the coding sequence TTGGGATACCATGCCATCGCGGTATCCCTAGCCTGCAGAAACTCTGATCCGGCGGCCCATTACAGCACCGCCGCAGCGGTAGTGATGGCCTTCCTGGACTGGTTCAAGGAAAATCAGATTCCCAATGGGGTCCTGTACAACATAAACGTTCCCAACGTTCCTATTCGGGGCTTAAAGGGTATACTTCCCACCCGCAAGGGCACTAGGCTTTATAGGGATAAGGTAACGAAGTTCAAAGACCCCCATGGAAGGGACTGTTACTGGATGGGAGGGGTGCCGGAGGATCACATGGAGGAGGGGACCGACGTGTGGGCGGTGGCCAACGGTTACGCTTCCATTACGCCGGTGCACATGGATATGACGCATTACGATACGTTGGAGGCCATGCGGTCCAAGGGTGTTGATGCCCTGCTCAAAAGAGCATGA
- a CDS encoding 5'/3'-nucleotidase SurE, which yields MKVLVSNDDGILAPGIQIMAKVLADRGIPAVVVAPDRERSSIGHAITLNRPLRVWHLEPGVFPPMMPAYACDGTPSDCVVIGTEELAKDVTMVLSGINRGPNLGDDLTYSGTVSAAMEGRDFGIPCHRGIPSLQKL from the coding sequence ATGAAAGTACTGGTCTCCAATGATGATGGCATATTGGCTCCCGGAATTCAGATCATGGCGAAGGTCCTGGCAGACAGGGGGATACCTGCTGTGGTGGTGGCCCCGGATAGGGAGAGGAGCAGCATAGGGCATGCCATAACCCTTAATCGTCCGTTGAGGGTCTGGCATCTCGAACCCGGTGTGTTCCCCCCCATGATGCCCGCCTATGCTTGTGACGGGACCCCGTCGGACTGTGTTGTCATAGGGACCGAAGAGCTGGCGAAGGACGTCACCATGGTGCTTTCCGGTATAAATCGTGGTCCGAACCTTGGAGATGATTTGACTTATTCTGGTACGGTCTCCGCCGCGATGGAGGGGCGTGATTTTGGGATACCATGCCATCGCGGTATCCCTAGCCTGCAGAAACTCTGA
- a CDS encoding site-2 protease family protein — MFPDFSFRLAEILLSIPAVLWAITFHEFCHGYVAYLLGDPTPKLSGRLSLNPLHHLDPVGAIMLLIFRFGWAKPVPVDARYFKNPSRDMVLVSLAGSMGNFLTAFVVGLMIRLMPGFFLSNFALRELMLLMVFINLGLGVFNLFPIPPLDGSKILYLLMPTRWLNSYFWLERYGVLVILVLVMTGILPRIMSPVVMFLASIVL, encoded by the coding sequence TTGTTCCCCGATTTTTCCTTTAGGCTTGCGGAGATTCTCCTTAGCATACCCGCGGTTTTGTGGGCTATAACGTTTCATGAGTTTTGCCATGGTTACGTGGCCTACCTTTTGGGGGATCCAACGCCAAAGCTTTCCGGCCGACTCTCCCTTAACCCCCTTCATCATTTGGATCCTGTGGGGGCAATCATGTTGCTGATATTTCGCTTTGGTTGGGCGAAGCCGGTGCCAGTGGATGCCAGGTACTTCAAGAATCCCTCAAGGGACATGGTGTTGGTCTCGCTTGCTGGATCGATGGGCAACTTCCTCACCGCTTTTGTGGTTGGGTTGATGATAAGGCTCATGCCCGGTTTTTTCCTATCCAACTTCGCCCTTCGGGAGCTGATGCTTCTTATGGTCTTCATAAACCTAGGTCTTGGGGTGTTCAACCTGTTCCCGATACCCCCCTTGGATGGATCGAAGATACTTTATCTCCTTATGCCTACTAGATGGCTTAATTCGTACTTTTGGTTAGAGAGGTACGGGGTTCTGGTGATACTGGTTCTGGTGATGACTGGAATCCTTCCAAGGATAATGAGCCCGGTGGTCATGTTCTTAGCCTCCATAGTGCTTTAA
- a CDS encoding CBS domain-containing protein translates to MRVITTHIGADFDSLASMWAALKLYGDGVMCFSGAASRNVRDFLKRNRAHVRVLTPKQVLKEAISTLVVVDARSLGRIGPFASVASDPSVTVHVFDHHPPVLDEIQASFSVIERAGATATILAEMLLERSIPLSPFDCTLMAMGIYEDTGALTFGSTTEREYLVMSELKKRGADLPSIPTWIELSFSTLERELLDRMIEAARERFVKGYRVVTCALEFPRFSEGISLFVHRLMDFFDADVAAAVITMDKRTYAVVRSREGIVDARRVMGDLPAGGHPQAASASMPRRDPNEVLSGLEARIAEMLKPSLTVGDAMSSPVMAVSASQTVEDAYRLMIRYGHSALPVVCDGRIDGIITRKDLDKAQLHGLGLVPVKEFMTERVVTISPDAPVWEAHRLLVSNNVGRLPVVRDDVLVGIITRTDMLRALYPSVSSSYDSREGVSLPWQEDVSQVLEGVPGDIMEKVRILADKAKGMGYPIYLVGGFVRDILLGRRNEDVDLVVEGDAVPLLESLAREGLDVSIHRRYGTGTITFSDGRKVDLATARREFYEYPVAQPTVSMDSLKHDLYRRDFTVNAMAVCLSPQWGLLVDYFGGRADLKRGQLRVLHNLSFVEDPTRIFRGVRLEGRLGLRMSQDTERLAISAVRGGLLNLLSGPKLRSEVELIFLEKDFVWDVERLRELGAWDAVFPGVPVGASGVKALRKLSMFRRRLGKDLPDFGRDVWLAFLGGLLYFGSPWGARGAVDRLSLSPREREVVEKILGDLGAVESAIGAKGEMRWSVICKELERFGRLVVFAWSGLTDKWRVRRRMLLYLTRLSKVLPMLTGRDLIDLGVPRGPMVGALLDALRLARMDGEVETLEDERAWVLKRLVEA, encoded by the coding sequence ATGAGGGTGATAACTACCCACATAGGTGCGGACTTCGATTCCCTCGCCAGCATGTGGGCGGCCCTTAAGCTATACGGAGATGGGGTAATGTGCTTCTCCGGGGCGGCCTCAAGGAACGTGAGGGACTTCTTGAAGCGCAACAGAGCCCACGTAAGAGTTTTAACTCCCAAGCAGGTTTTGAAGGAGGCCATCTCGACCCTGGTGGTGGTGGATGCCAGGTCCCTTGGGAGGATAGGTCCCTTTGCCTCGGTGGCATCAGATCCCTCGGTGACGGTTCACGTCTTCGATCATCATCCTCCGGTGCTTGATGAGATCCAGGCATCCTTTTCCGTCATCGAGAGGGCCGGTGCTACCGCCACCATCCTGGCGGAGATGCTGCTGGAACGATCAATCCCCCTGAGCCCCTTTGACTGTACGTTGATGGCCATGGGGATATACGAGGACACCGGAGCTCTCACCTTTGGATCCACCACCGAACGGGAGTACCTGGTCATGAGCGAGCTTAAGAAGAGAGGAGCGGACCTCCCGTCCATCCCAACGTGGATAGAGCTTTCCTTTTCCACCCTGGAAAGGGAGCTTTTGGATCGCATGATAGAGGCGGCGAGGGAACGCTTTGTTAAGGGCTATCGGGTTGTGACCTGTGCCTTGGAATTCCCCCGGTTCTCCGAAGGGATAAGCTTGTTCGTCCACCGGTTGATGGACTTCTTCGACGCTGATGTGGCTGCCGCGGTGATTACGATGGACAAACGGACCTATGCGGTGGTTAGGAGCAGGGAAGGTATAGTTGATGCAAGAAGGGTCATGGGGGATCTGCCTGCGGGTGGGCATCCTCAGGCAGCTTCAGCCTCAATGCCTAGACGGGATCCGAACGAGGTCCTTAGCGGCCTTGAGGCCCGAATAGCGGAGATGCTTAAGCCGTCCCTTACCGTAGGAGATGCCATGTCGAGCCCGGTCATGGCGGTTAGTGCCTCACAAACCGTGGAGGATGCTTACCGCCTCATGATCCGCTACGGGCATTCTGCGCTTCCGGTGGTATGTGATGGACGCATAGACGGGATAATCACCCGAAAGGATCTGGACAAAGCCCAGCTGCACGGTCTTGGGCTTGTACCGGTCAAGGAGTTCATGACCGAGAGGGTGGTAACCATAAGTCCCGATGCCCCCGTTTGGGAGGCCCACCGTTTGTTGGTCTCTAATAACGTGGGAAGGTTGCCGGTGGTGCGAGATGACGTGCTGGTTGGGATAATCACCAGGACCGACATGTTGCGGGCCCTTTATCCATCCGTCTCATCCTCTTACGACTCGAGGGAAGGGGTATCGTTGCCTTGGCAGGAAGATGTGTCCCAGGTTCTTGAGGGAGTTCCTGGGGATATTATGGAGAAGGTGCGTATCCTGGCGGACAAGGCGAAGGGGATGGGTTATCCGATATACCTCGTGGGGGGCTTTGTTAGGGATATATTGTTGGGGCGCAGGAATGAGGATGTGGACCTTGTGGTGGAGGGGGATGCGGTCCCTTTATTGGAGTCTCTGGCCCGAGAAGGGCTTGATGTCTCAATACATCGGCGCTACGGAACTGGTACGATAACCTTCTCGGATGGTAGGAAGGTGGACTTGGCCACCGCGAGGCGGGAGTTCTACGAGTATCCGGTTGCCCAGCCGACGGTGAGCATGGATTCGTTAAAACATGACCTTTACAGGCGGGACTTTACCGTCAACGCCATGGCGGTGTGTCTTAGTCCACAGTGGGGGCTTTTGGTGGACTACTTTGGAGGCCGGGCGGATCTAAAGAGGGGACAGCTGAGGGTTTTACACAACTTGAGTTTCGTTGAGGATCCCACCAGGATCTTCAGGGGGGTAAGGTTGGAAGGCCGGTTGGGCCTTAGGATGAGCCAGGATACCGAGCGTTTGGCGATCAGTGCCGTAAGGGGGGGGCTTTTGAACCTACTTTCGGGTCCTAAGCTTCGCAGCGAGGTGGAGCTCATCTTCTTAGAAAAGGATTTTGTGTGGGATGTGGAGCGCCTTAGGGAACTGGGGGCGTGGGATGCCGTCTTTCCGGGGGTGCCGGTTGGGGCGTCAGGGGTGAAGGCGTTAAGGAAGCTATCCATGTTCAGGCGCAGGCTAGGGAAAGATCTCCCGGACTTTGGCAGAGATGTTTGGCTTGCCTTTTTGGGGGGGCTACTGTATTTTGGAAGCCCTTGGGGTGCCCGCGGGGCGGTGGATAGGCTCTCCCTCTCTCCTAGGGAGAGAGAAGTGGTGGAGAAGATCCTTGGAGATCTGGGGGCGGTTGAGAGCGCCATAGGTGCCAAGGGGGAGATGAGATGGTCGGTAATATGCAAGGAGCTTGAGCGGTTCGGCAGGCTGGTAGTGTTTGCCTGGAGCGGTCTTACGGATAAATGGCGGGTAAGGCGTCGTATGCTTTTGTACCTTACAAGACTCTCAAAGGTCCTTCCCATGCTAACCGGTCGGGACCTGATAGACCTAGGGGTTCCAAGGGGGCCCATGGTGGGGGCGCTGCTCGATGCACTTCGTTTGGCCCGAATGGATGGTGAGGTTGAGACGTTAGAGGATGAGCGAGCTTGGGTGTTGAAGAGATTGGTGGAAGCTTAG
- the coaE gene encoding dephospho-CoA kinase (Dephospho-CoA kinase (CoaE) performs the final step in coenzyme A biosynthesis.), protein MALTGDVGAGKSTFMSILSEMGARTASADLIVKGLWGRREVRSAFISRWGDVPTKPDGSIDAAAVSRRVFSDAEEYRFLCSVLHPLTWDALRSTVTDDGVWVLEVPLLFESEVPHWVDGTVYIRSPRDIRALRVAARGWDDQELPARERWLLDADVKSRMADWVLDNGGTLEDLEAAARELYGELKLLSSVLLGNLTFGSMGEAEEFARVMVERRIAACCRLTPVSSVYRWEGVVCHEGEVEVTFKTIEDRLVDLDEILKSHSYDLPALMLQRPYKMSLKLRRWVVESCSP, encoded by the coding sequence GTGGCTTTGACAGGAGACGTTGGAGCTGGTAAATCCACCTTCATGTCCATCCTATCCGAGATGGGGGCTAGGACCGCTTCTGCCGATCTGATCGTGAAGGGGCTGTGGGGGAGGCGTGAGGTGAGGAGTGCCTTTATCTCTAGATGGGGGGATGTACCGACCAAACCGGATGGATCAATCGATGCCGCTGCCGTATCTAGGAGGGTCTTTTCCGACGCGGAGGAATACCGCTTCCTTTGTTCCGTGTTGCACCCCCTCACATGGGATGCACTTAGGAGTACCGTTACCGATGATGGCGTGTGGGTTCTCGAGGTGCCCCTGCTTTTTGAGTCTGAAGTGCCACATTGGGTTGATGGAACGGTGTACATAAGGAGCCCCAGGGATATCCGGGCCTTACGGGTTGCTGCCAGGGGATGGGACGATCAAGAGCTCCCAGCCAGGGAAAGGTGGCTTTTGGATGCCGATGTAAAATCCCGCATGGCTGATTGGGTATTGGATAACGGTGGTACGCTGGAGGATCTGGAGGCCGCTGCCCGGGAACTCTATGGGGAGCTTAAACTGCTGAGTTCCGTCCTGCTTGGGAACCTCACTTTTGGGTCAATGGGGGAGGCGGAGGAGTTTGCTAGGGTGATGGTTGAAAGGCGTATAGCCGCCTGCTGCCGGCTGACTCCGGTTTCCAGCGTGTATCGCTGGGAGGGAGTGGTTTGTCATGAGGGAGAGGTGGAGGTGACATTTAAGACCATCGAGGACAGGCTTGTTGACCTGGACGAGATCCTGAAGAGCCATTCCTACGACCTTCCCGCCCTGATGCTTCAAAGGCCTTACAAGATGTCCCTTAAGCTAAGGCGCTGGGTGGTGGAGAGCTGTTCGCCATGA